AGCTGAATCAAGTTGCTCACCCCACGGGACGAAGCCCAAGGCATCGTGGTTCACATCGGTCATGACATCCGCCAGAAATGCCGATAGCACCGGGTAAACGGGTTCTAATCCCTGTTGATCCTTGAGCGTGACGGGGTTGTTGCGAACCATGCGATACAGGTTCAGCCCATCCACGACACCAGCAGGGTCAGCGCTCAACCAGCGCCCGAGCCAAGGCTGGTAGTACCGCAACCCGTAATAGTACAACCCGGTGGCGTCACACTCCTTTCCGGAGTAGCGCAAGGTCTTGTAATCCGCCTCCACCTCGCTACGTGCGGTCCACACCGCAGTACCGCCATAGGGGTAATACTCTTCCTGGCTGATGACCTCGCCCTGCTCATCCAGCTCCAGCTGACTGCTGCCCAACAGGTCGTCGAAGCTGTAGCGCAGCGTGTCACCGGTCAACCCATCGGGCCAATGCAGCAAGCGCGCCTGACCTCGCCCGGCACTGCCCACGGCAACCACTTCAAGCGCCTTCTGCGCGGCGCCGTCGAAAGCTTGGTCGCGCAGCTCGAGCCCAGGCAAGTACAAGACCCGGCGCTCCTGGATACCGTCACCGATTTGCCGGGAAGTGACTTTCAACAGGCGCCTGCCAGCCCCGTCGTAGCGGTAATGCTCACTATCATCAATCGTGCTGCGGGCGACCTGCACCACGCGCCCCAGTTCGCCACGCGGATTCCAGTGCAAAGGCTGGCCAGCCTGTAACCACAGCGCGTGACCAGCGCCGTCGAACATCCGCTCGACATCACCCGGATCAAGGCCCTCTTGCCAGCGCACAGCACGATTGCCATGGGGGGAGACCAACAGGTCCGTGGTGTAGCTGTTGCCACTGCCCGGCGCGCTGTGACGGATTTGCGTCAAGTTGCCGCCCCTGTCGTACTTGTAGTCGCGCTGATAATGGGTAAACGCCTCGGGGCCACTCGGCAACGGCACTAACGCCGACGGAACCCCCCCCCCTGCTGCCCATGCGCCGCCAATTCCCGGCCACACGCCTGCACCAGCTGGTAAAGGCTGTCGTAGATGAAGGTGTTCTGTGCCAACACTTTTTGATTACGCCAGAACCGAGTAGCCTGCGCAGCGTTGTCTACACTGGCCACGTTGCCCACGGGGTCATAGACGTAGCGCAGGTATTGCAGCAATCGGCCCCCTGCCGGATGGCCGTCTGGGCGTTCCGTCTTGATGGCTGACACACGTTGCGTCTGCGGTTCATATAGATAGTGGGTCAGTACGCCATTGCCATGCAGTTCCCGCTGCTTCTGCCCCACGGCTGTCCAGGTCAATGCCTCAAGCACACGGCGCTCTTGCTCCTCGCCTTGCACATGCACCGAACAGCTGCTCAAGCGGCCAACCACATCATACGCATGGCGCTGCCGATGCCCCCGCGCATCGGTTTGCGTCAGTGCCGCGCCGGTGGCGTCGGCGCTACAACCACTGACGTGGATGATGGGCTCCAGCTTTGCCTGCCAAGCTTGCTCATTCTCGCCAAGCCATTCAGGCCGCTCGGCATCCCTCAGCATTTGCCGGGCAACGAGCAGTGGCGTCCCCGTCAAAGCGATGCTGCACACCTGCTGCAGGCCACCCGTATCATAGTGGCGCACACATTCGCCCAGCAGATTGCGCGCACGCTCGACGGCACCGTCAAGCGCCCAGATCCAGCGCTCGCACACTGCACGCTCGGCGCCCTCTGCCTGTTCATCAAGTGAATGTAATCGCCCTGAAAAGGCTACCGACTGGTAATTCCAGCGACGGGTAACCCCCACGCCGCTGCGACGCATCAGTTGCCGTCCCGCGCAATCGTCCAACGCGAGCAGCGTGCCGGCATCGACACTCTGAGAACGTACCACCGCGCCGCTCAGAGCAGGCTGCAACAGCAGATTGGGTGGCGCACCTGGTGCCTCACGCCGGCTTTGGGCCAGACGCGGGTCTATGCTTTGCACAGGGTGGCCACGTGCATTGAAATGAAGGTGGGTTACCCGACAATCCGTTGAGTCAGGGCTATCCGGATGGCGGTGAAAACGGATATCGCGGACGATCAGGCCCCGGTTATCGGAGACGCTGACTTCAGGCGTGTACGTGTGAAGCGACGCGTTGGCACCCTGCATGGAGAGGCTCCCTTCATCGGGATCGGCGGAAGACGCCAAGCAGCCTCACACATGCCGCTACCTACTCCCTGGCGATGTTCTCGAACCATTCAATGCGAGATTAGCCATCCCTGAGAGAGCTGCCACCTCAAAGGGCGAAAATGAAAAAGGGCGTCCCTTTCGGGACGCCCTTTTCAGATTTGGTAGGCACAATTGGACTCGAACCAACGACCCCCACCATGTCAAGGTGGTGCTCTAACCAACTGAGCTATGTGCCTGTCGTGTGGTGCGCATATTAGTGATCGAATGCACACCTGTAAAGCGTTTTTTCTCAAAAAAATCAAAAACTTTGCAGGCTGGAGCTATGCCCGGACGCAAAAAAGGGCGACCCTTGCGGATCGCCCCTTTTCTTCGATTTGGTAGGCACAATTGGACTCGAACCAACGACCCCCACCATGTCAAGGTGGTGCTCTAACCAACTGAGCTATGTGCCTGTCGATGAGGGCGCATTCTACGCGCTAGAAAATCCCTGTCAACAGTTTTTTTCGAGCTAACCTACTGATTCTAAAAATGTTTGCGCCCATGGGTGGCAGTAACGCTCCTGTAAAGGATTTTCACCATACGACTAGCGGGTGTTTATTATTATTGATAGCATCGGTACATTCGTTAAAAATATAAAACACGAGGTTTTCCGAGCATGGCTAACACCCCCTACCCCCAGTCCTACTACGCCGCCTCGGCCAACCCGGTGCCGCCACGTCCGGCGCTGCAGGGCGAGGTGGAGACCGATGTATGCATCATCGGTGCCGGCTACACCGGCCTGTCGAGCGCGCTGTTCCTGCTGGAGAACGGCTTCAAGGTGGCCGTCGTCGAAGCCGCCAAGGTCGGCTTCGGTGCATCGGGCCGCAATGGCGGGCAGATCGTCAACAGCTACAGCCGCGACATTGACGTCATCGAACGCACCGTCGGCCCCAAGCAGGCACAACTGCTGGGCGAGATGGCCTTCGAAGGCGGACGCATCATCCGTGAGCGCGTGGCCAAGTACAACATCCAGTGCGACCTGAAAGACGGTGGCGTATTCGCGGCCCTGACCAGCAAGCAGATGGGCCACCTGGAGTCGCAAAAGCGCCTGTGGGAACGCTTCGGCCACACCCAGCTGGAGCTCATGGACCAGAAGCGCATCCGTGAAGTGGTTGCCTGCGACAGCTATGTAGGCGGCATGCTCGACATGAGTGGGGGCCACATCCATCCGCTGAACCTTGCCTTGGGCGAGGCCGCTGCGGTCGAGTCGCTGGGCGGCGTCATCTATGAGCAGACGCCTGCCGTACGCATCGAGCGTGGCGCCAACCCTGTGGTACATACCCCACAAGGCAAAGTGCGCGCCAAATTCATCATCGTCGCGGGCAACGCCTACCTGGGCAACCTGGTGCCGGAACTGGCCGCCAAGTCCATGCCCTGCGGCACCCAGGTGATCACCACCGAGCCACTGGGCGATGAACTGGCCCGCACTCTACTGCCACAGGACTACTGCGTCGAAGACTGCAACTACCTGCTCGACTACTACCGCCTGACCAGCGACAAGCGCCTGATCTTCGGCGGCGGCGTGGTCTACGGTGCACGCGATCCGGCGAACATCGAGGCGATCATTCGTCCGAAGATGCTCAAGGCCTTCCCTCAGCTCAAGGACGTGAAGATCGACTACGCCTGGACCGGCAACTTCCTGCTGACCCTGTCGCGCCTGCCGCAGGTCGGTCGTATCGGCGACAACATCTACTACTCCCAGGGTTGCTCGGGCCATGGCGTGACCTACACGCACCTGGCGGGCAAGGTACTGGCCGAAGCCCTGCGTGGCCAGGCCGAGCGTTTCGACGCCTTCGCCGGCCTGCCGCACTACCCGTTCCCGGGTGGTCAGATGCTGCGCGTACCGTTCAGCGCCATTGGTGCGTGGTACTACAGTCTGCGGGATCGCCTGGGGTTCTGATGTAGCACCGTATTGTTCTTTTCGCGGGTAAACCCGCTCCCACAAACGTGCATCTGTGGGAGCGGGGTTACCCGCGAAATGGAATCAGTACCGCCAGCAACTACTGCCCTAGGCTGCGCAGCGCCTGCTTCGCGGCAATCTCCTGCCCATCCCGCGCCAGCTCGTCGGCGGCCTTCAGCCAGCGCTGGCGATCGACCTGGGCCGGCAGGCGCTGCGGCGGTTGTACCAGCACAGCCCAGCTCCCCTCCTTGGCCCAGGCACTCTCGAAGGTGTCGAAATCCAGCAGATGCCGCCGGGCCATCCCTGAACGCAGCAACACCCGCTGCTTGTAACGGTCGTAGCCAATCAGCACCGCATAGCGTGGCTCGCCCCACAGCGCCGAGCCGTCGTGGTAGCGCAACAGCACCGGATGACCGGCCGCCACCTGGGTGAGCAAGGCATCCAGGCGCTTGTCCAGCGGATAGACCACCATCCCGTACTCGCGGGCCACTCGGGGAATACCGGTTTCCAACGACGCCGCGCCCTGCGGGAGGTTCAGTGACTTGTCCAGCAGGCCAGGCGTGATCGGCGCGCCCTGCTGCGAAAGCACGGCGGCCAGGGCCATGGAGCCGCTCAAGTTGGCATTGCCACGATAGAACGGCACGCTGCTGATCTCGACCCGCTGCGGCAGTTTGTCGAGCGCTGCCGGTGGAGAACCGGCGCAACCCGCAAGGCTGGCGGCCACCAGGCAGGCCGCCAGCAGGCGGCACGGGCTCAGGGAGGTGAAGAAATGCTGCGACATGGACACTCGCTTGTTTCGACGCCCGGCAGACAGCGCCTGGCACTGGGCTCCGATCATAGGCGCCTGCGCGGCGCGGGTATAGCCCGCTTCGGGCTTGTAACGAAACGACCCAAGCAATAGACCTTCGGTCAATGGAACGTCACACGCCTGCAGCTAGACTAAGTAAGTGTCTGGAGGGAACAGCCCACAGCTGTCCCGAGAGAAGGAGGCACGCACATGAGCCTGACAATGGCAATCTTCATGCTGGTCGCGATGTGGTTGAGCGTCGCCACCGCCATGCTCTGGGGGGTACTGCGCATCGCACGACGCCATGCCCGACCGCATCACACCCAAGCGGCCACCACGCCCAAGCCGCAGCCGCTGCATCGCACCCGCCGGCACGCCGGGGCACATTGACCTGATCCGCAAAAGAACAAGGGGCTGCCTGGCAGCCCCTTCTCTTTTACCTCAGCCTGCTGTCAGCCTTGCGCCGCCTCGCGCTTCAGGCGTGCCCGGCGAACCATGATGTTGAGAATCTCGATCACCGTGGAGAAGGCCATCGCTGCGTACACATAGCCTTTCGGTACGTGGGCGCCGAAACCTTCGGCGATCAGCGTCATGCCAATCATGATCAGGAAGCCCAGTGCCAGCATCACCACGGTAGGATTGTCGTTGATGAACTTGGCCAGCGGGTCGGCGGCCACCAGCATCACGATCACGGCACTGACCACGGCGATGATCATGATCGGCAGGTGCTCGGTCATGCCCACGGCAGTGATGATGCTGTCTACCGAGAAGACGATGTCCAGCAGCAGGATCTGGCCGATGGCCGCAGCGAAGCCCAGGGTCACGGTGGAGCCGGCCTTGGACTCTTCCTTCGCACCATGCGGGTCGACGCTTTCGTGAATCTCCTTGGTCGCCTTCCACAGCAGGAACAGGCCACCGGCGATCAGGATCATGTCCTTCCAGGAGAAGGCGTGGTCGAACACCTCGATCACCGGCTCCGTCAACTGGACGATCCAGGCCACCGTAGAGAGCAACGCCAGGCGCATGATCAGCGCCATGCTGATACCGATGCGGCGCGCCTTGGAGCGGTAGGCCTCGGGCAGCTTGTTGGTGAGAATGGAGATGAAGATCAGGTTATCGATACCCAGCACGATCTCCATCGCCACCAAGGTAGCCAGGGCGATCCAGGCGGCGGGGCTCGCGGCAAGTTCCAGCAAGTATTCCATTTAGTGTTCCTTCGCTCAGATGTCCTGGGTGTCGTTCTTGTCTTGCTTGCTCTCGGGCTTTTGCCCTTCACCACCAAGAGTGTCGTTCAGCGCTTGCTGGGCCGCCTCGTTGGTCTTGTCGATCGCCTGCTTGGCCGATTCGGCAGCCTGGTTCAGCACCTGCTGCGCCGACTTCTCGGCCTGGTCGCACCCCGCCGTGGCCAAGAGCGCCAGCGCCAGTACCAACGGGGTGCCGATGGATTTCAGTTGTAGCATAGGGTCCTCGCTTATCGATATTCGGCTGGCGCGCGCACCGCGCCTGATGGAGTCGAATTCTAGAGAGGACAACAGTTCAGGAAAATTCGTATTTTTAGCGGTTATACTTCGATTTTTACGAATCGAGTAGCATCTCTATGCTCAACTACCGGCAGCTTCACTATTTCTGGGTAGTAGCCCGCACTGGCAGCATCACCCGCGCCAGCGAGCAATTGAATCTCACGCCGCAGACCATCAGCGGCCAGATCAGCCTGTTCGAACAGACCTACAACCTGGAGCTGTTCCAGCGCGTCGGTCGCCAACTGGAGCTGACCGAAACCGGCCGGCAGACCCTCGCCTATGCCGAGCAGATGTTCCAGATCGGCAGCGAACTCGAGACCCTGCTGCGGGCCGGCCCCCAGGAGCAGATCCTGTTCCGCGTCGGGGTCGCCGACGTGGTGCCCAAGTCCATCGTCTATCGCTTGCTGGCACCGACCATGGAGCTTGACGAAGTACTGCGCATCAATTGCCGTGAAGACAAGCTGGAGCGCCTGCTCGCGGACCTGGCGATCCAGCGCCTTGACCTGGTGATCTCCGACAGCCCCATGCCCAGCCATCTGGACATCAAGGGCTATAGCCAGAAACTGGGCGAGTGCGGCCTGAGCTTTTTTGCCACTGCGGCACTTGCCACTCGGTTGAAGCAGCCCTTCCCCGGCTGCCTCAACGACGCACCGCTACTGATCCCCGGCCAGGAAACGGTGGTGCGCAGCCGCCTGTTGCGCTGGCTGGCCGAGCAGCAGGTGCAGCCGCGTATCGTCGGGGAATTCGACGACAGCGCCTTGATGCAGGCATTCGGGCAATCGGGCAGCGGCATCTTCGTGGCACCAAGCGTGATCGCCGATGAGGTGTGTCGGCAATACGGCGTGGAGTTGATCGGGCAAACCGAGGCGGTGCATGAGTCGTTCTATGCGATTTCGGTGGAGCGCAAGGTCAAGCATCCGGGGATCGTGGCGATTACCGAGGGGGCACGCAGGGAACTGTTCAACTGGTGAGGCCATGCTGGCTTTTTCTGGCAGATTGCACCGCGATCGCTGCAGTGCGTCGGAGGAACAATACCGTCAGCCCTGTCCTACAGTGCCTGTGCTAAAGTCCGCGGTTCGTTCAAACCCGAGACCCCGCTGCACATGAGCCCTGTTTTTCGCCTTCTCAACCGCACCAGCCTGGTGACCCAGATCATCATTGGCCTGGCTGCCGGTATCGCCCTGGCGCTAGTCGCCCCGAGCCTGGCCCGGGATCTTGCATTCCTCGGCAAGGTGTTCGTCTCGGCCCTCAAGGCCGTGGCACCGATCCTGGTGTTCGTGCTGGTCATTGCCTCCATCGCCAACCACCAACAAGGCCAGCAGACCCATATCCGCCCTATTCTCTGGCTCTACCTGCTGGGCACTTTCGGTGCCGCGGTGGTCGCCGTGGTGGCGAGCATGGCCTTCCCTTCGACTCTGGTGTTGAGCGCACATGAAGCGACGCTGAGCGCCCCCGGCGGCATTGCCGAAGTGCTGCAGGGCCTGCTGCTGAGCGCGGTGGACAATCCGGTGAGCGCACTGGTCAATGCCAACTTCATCGGCATCCTGACCTGGGCGATCGG
The Pseudomonas putida genome window above contains:
- a CDS encoding TerC family protein, which produces MEYLLELAASPAAWIALATLVAMEIVLGIDNLIFISILTNKLPEAYRSKARRIGISMALIMRLALLSTVAWIVQLTEPVIEVFDHAFSWKDMILIAGGLFLLWKATKEIHESVDPHGAKEESKAGSTVTLGFAAAIGQILLLDIVFSVDSIITAVGMTEHLPIMIIAVVSAVIVMLVAADPLAKFINDNPTVVMLALGFLIMIGMTLIAEGFGAHVPKGYVYAAMAFSTVIEILNIMVRRARLKREAAQG
- a CDS encoding NAD(P)/FAD-dependent oxidoreductase, giving the protein MANTPYPQSYYAASANPVPPRPALQGEVETDVCIIGAGYTGLSSALFLLENGFKVAVVEAAKVGFGASGRNGGQIVNSYSRDIDVIERTVGPKQAQLLGEMAFEGGRIIRERVAKYNIQCDLKDGGVFAALTSKQMGHLESQKRLWERFGHTQLELMDQKRIREVVACDSYVGGMLDMSGGHIHPLNLALGEAAAVESLGGVIYEQTPAVRIERGANPVVHTPQGKVRAKFIIVAGNAYLGNLVPELAAKSMPCGTQVITTEPLGDELARTLLPQDYCVEDCNYLLDYYRLTSDKRLIFGGGVVYGARDPANIEAIIRPKMLKAFPQLKDVKIDYAWTGNFLLTLSRLPQVGRIGDNIYYSQGCSGHGVTYTHLAGKVLAEALRGQAERFDAFAGLPHYPFPGGQMLRVPFSAIGAWYYSLRDRLGF
- a CDS encoding RHS repeat protein, whose translation is MQGANASLHTYTPEVSVSDNRGLIVRDIRFHRHPDSPDSTDCRVTHLHFNARGHPVQSIDPRLAQSRREAPGAPPNLLLQPALSGAVVRSQSVDAGTLLALDDCAGRQLMRRSGVGVTRRWNYQSVAFSGRLHSLDEQAEGAERAVCERWIWALDGAVERARNLLGECVRHYDTGGLQQVCSIALTGTPLLVARQMLRDAERPEWLGENEQAWQAKLEPIIHVSGCSADATGAALTQTDARGHRQRHAYDVVGRLSSCSVHVQGEEQERRVLEALTWTAVGQKQRELHGNGVLTHYLYEPQTQRVSAIKTERPDGHPAGGRLLQYLRYVYDPVGNVASVDNAAQATRFWRNQKVLAQNTFIYDSLYQLVQACGRELAAHGQQGGGFRRR
- a CDS encoding RHS repeat-associated core domain-containing protein yields the protein MTQIRHSAPGSGNSYTTDLLVSPHGNRAVRWQEGLDPGDVERMFDGAGHALWLQAGQPLHWNPRGELGRVVQVARSTIDDSEHYRYDGAGRRLLKVTSRQIGDGIQERRVLYLPGLELRDQAFDGAAQKALEVVAVGSAGRGQARLLHWPDGLTGDTLRYSFDDLLGSSQLELDEQGEVISQEEYYPYGGTAVWTARSEVEADYKTLRYSGKECDATGLYYYGLRYYQPWLGRWLSADPAGVVDGLNLYRMVRNNPVTLKDQQGLEPVYPVLSAFLADVMTDVNHDALGFVPWGEQLDSAPPWAIAIWGDNAYVSTMNRHMSIRPQGERGFPDFVGVYDGGRITTETGHYRTPPGYAAGIENNRPRITSHGSTASLEWRMTMFSDPHAYMAKVNEFWKINDRAERGRAVLAFLKSHWAQGLEELASSFNENRPALLLEMFQANGQLRDVEQTGFQWVDQLYAEANQIIYEIGDRKVLAKRQQAKALAEFKYNAVMDIYKGREGDLHMARRSEVEAQLPPVPHLTAPARGLPRRPVTTVAQPGRKPNFLSRIRNAFKH
- a CDS encoding peptidase C39 family protein, yielding MIGAQCQALSAGRRNKRVSMSQHFFTSLSPCRLLAACLVAASLAGCAGSPPAALDKLPQRVEISSVPFYRGNANLSGSMALAAVLSQQGAPITPGLLDKSLNLPQGAASLETGIPRVAREYGMVVYPLDKRLDALLTQVAAGHPVLLRYHDGSALWGEPRYAVLIGYDRYKQRVLLRSGMARRHLLDFDTFESAWAKEGSWAVLVQPPQRLPAQVDRQRWLKAADELARDGQEIAAKQALRSLGQ
- the nhaR gene encoding transcriptional activator NhaR, which gives rise to MLNYRQLHYFWVVARTGSITRASEQLNLTPQTISGQISLFEQTYNLELFQRVGRQLELTETGRQTLAYAEQMFQIGSELETLLRAGPQEQILFRVGVADVVPKSIVYRLLAPTMELDEVLRINCREDKLERLLADLAIQRLDLVISDSPMPSHLDIKGYSQKLGECGLSFFATAALATRLKQPFPGCLNDAPLLIPGQETVVRSRLLRWLAEQQVQPRIVGEFDDSALMQAFGQSGSGIFVAPSVIADEVCRQYGVELIGQTEAVHESFYAISVERKVKHPGIVAITEGARRELFNW